The DNA window ACGGTCATGGCTTCTTGATAACTCATTTCCGCTTTGCCAAAATCATTATAGCTTGTACCCGAACTGCCTTTGACGCCCGAAATAGAAAAGCGATTAGCCATTTCAGATGTAAAGTAGGAAATAAAGCCTTCAAAAGCATGATCGCCAGATTGTGAGGCATGAGGAGAAGCGATTAAAATCAATTCATTGTCGATAATTACTAAAAAGTGATTAGTGATTTTTTGACTAGTGGTGATCAGATAGGAAATTTGCTCTTCTATTTTCCGTGTAATGTCTTGGTCAAAACGAAAAACAAGAACAGTAAAGTGATCGGGTATTTTCAAGTTAAGTTCGTAAAATTTTTCTTGAATATCCTTTGATGACTTGTAGTGGCCACTCAAAATTTTCCATAAGAAATCCTGATAGTGTTCTTCTTTTCTTTTGAGGTTTTGATGAAGTTTAGCCATCAAAGGTGTCGCTGCAATAGCCGCGTCTTTCAATAGCTTTAGTTGAATATCATTTAATTTTTTGACGCCTTCAACAATCCAAATATAGCCTAAAATCTCGTTATCCTTCCGAATGGCAATCGCTACACGGTCGCGAAGACCAATGTCTTCAATATGTGGAATGCGCAAGGCACAATCTGATTGCATCAATTTTGGGATAATGCCTTCTCTCCAAAGACGATTGATCACCTTTTCAGGTACGCGCTGAGAGATAATCGTACCAATTCGCGCGGAATCAGTATCCACTTCATGAGAGCTATAAGCATGTAGACGGTGGTTTGTATCCTCAATCGTCGTTGGGCACCCTAAATTTTCTTGGATGCTGTCAACGAGCTCTTTCAAATCGAAAAATGATTTCTTAAATGGATTTTTGAACGACATTTCGTACATAAAGCAACTCCTTTAGCGATTTGCACTTGTTAAAACCATAGTCACTTTAGTATAACGAAAAACCACAGCTTACTCTAGCGTATGCTGTGGTTTGAGGTATTAGCCTGTCCAAAAAAGCTTCTATAAATCGGGAGGAAAGGAGTTTATCTTTTAGTCAAAACGCCACTTTTCACCAGATTAGCTAAGGTACCATCATTTCTATGACGGAAATAGCTACTAAGGCGATTTAAGTCTTTTTGTGTCCAAGTCGTATATGCGTTATTTAACTCATAATCTTGTTCGAGTCGTAGCACGAGAGTTTTGGCGAATTGAATTTGTTTGAATGTCAATGACTTTTCGTCAACTTTTCCTTTGTTGGCATTGAGTTGCTTTATAACTTCTGAAGGGGAGTTGATTGTTTTTTGGAGTTTATCCGTGTAGAAGCCTTGTTTGATCCAACGAATATCGTCTGCCGTCAGGTTAAACCATTCGCCTTCTAATCTTTTGTCAGAGAAATGCAGATGAAATGCGCTTTCAGTTTGATGACGATCAGCAGTCTTAATAAGAAATATTAATTTGTTTTCAAACGGCAGTTTAACATTGAAGACGTTCATACGTTTATCAATTTGCTTTGTTTTGCCAATCTTAAAAGAACCTGTTATATGTTCTTGAACAAAATAAACATAGCCGGGTGCTTTACCTGTTACTAGAGGAAGCTTAATAATTTGATCTAACTGTTGTTGGTTAGCTTCAAAAAGGTAACTTTTTTCTGCAGCTATTTTATTGCCGGAGCTATTTGCGGAAAGGGTAGGTGAGGACGATTTAAAAATGCTGAAAAAATTTTTTAACATAGTAAGTGCCTCCTTAAGATGAGTAGAAAATTACTGCTTGCCATTCATTATAGTATAGGTAAGCTCTGTTTAGTGGATGGAAGTACAAAAAATGTAAAATATCTATCTAACCAGGGGATGTATGGGAAAAAGTTAAAATAGTTGAGAAAAAGATTGACTTAAAGCACACTTGCCGGTGATCACTTTTGTGTGGTTACTGGTATTTTTCTTTACTCAATACGATTCATTACCCGAACAGGTGCCGTGCACTACAACGGAGCGGGTGAAGGTGATCGATAGGGAGGAAAATCTGAACTATTCAATCTGCCAGTAATTGGTGCTGTGTTGTGGATTACTATGACAATACTCGAAAAGCATACGCACTCGTACAATTATTTCAATTTAACGACAGAGAGTGCAAAGTTTCACTATGAAAATGCTCGATAAATGATCAATGTGTTAAAAAATGAAACACTGATTTTATTCAGCTTTATCAGTTTCCAGAATGTCCACATAGCTTCTGGAGTTGAAGCAAAATTTTCATACTTACTCGTCTAATCGTAATACTTGGAGCGGTCTTGTTCTTTATAATCCACGTGCCTCAAAATTAACTAGTCACTAGAAAAGAGCAGTTAAAAGTTGGTGAATTTGAGTAATTTGTTTAAAATCAGTAGCTTTTTAAAAATAAGTTGATTTGGTAATAGTTTGTTCACATTTACTTTGTATACTGAAGCTATGAAAAGCCTTTGGAGGATGATCAAGATGACTGAAACTTCATGTTGTGCAATACGAAAAGTGCAAACAGCCAGTGAAATTGTCGAAAATCTGAAAAAACAGGGGATTAACGCAGAATTGTGTAAAAAGTCTGCAAGTCTGCAAGGTGTTTAGTAAAAAAACTCGCTGGCCATATTGGCCAGCGAGTTTTTAAGGATTAGTTAATAACTTAATGCTTTTTCATACATCCATCTTTTCAAATTACCGATTGAATGAAAAGAGATGGCTTCTCCTGTTTCCTTATGCTCCGCTTTAATAATGACGTCGAACTCATTCGGGGTGAATAACCAACCATCTTCCACTAATGCACGTGCCATTTTTACAATCATGCTCGAGCCTCTAATTGAGTCTAGGTTCATTTTGACCATCTCCTTTTCTAGGTAGTTAATGCTTATTGTATTCTATTTAACGGAATTTTAAAACTATTATTTTGGAGCTGAAAAAAATGGTCTATCTGTGTTTAATTCTATTCCCAGTTGTTTAAAAATCCAAACTATTTTACCTGATTTCAAGTCAAAAACGAAAAACCTTGTCACAGAATTGTGACAAGGTTTTTCGTTTTCTCACTAGCTATCTTATTCTTTCGTTAACTGGTTAACGATTACTCTCACTGCTTTTTCGATATAAGGATCTCTTCCGGTTTTTAAAACTGCCGGAACAAAAGTACGTTGCTTCATCATTTCATAGTAACCGTACATGCCGTCTTCTAACGATATGCCTTGCTCAACTAGAAAAGAAGAGTTTAAAATCCTCCGTAGAGATGCTTCATCTTGCTCAATTACGAGCGCAGGGGAGTGCGGATTAAAATCTCCATCGATGATACCGTTTTCATAAAAAGAATGAAGGGTGACTAACCGCTCGTTCGCTAATGCTAATTTCCGTTCATAGAATGTCGGGCATACTGACTTTAATTCAGTTAAATATATTTCAGACGCGTAAACAGCGGAGAACACAGTTTGTTCAAATACAGCCGGCAATCGCTGAATGTAAGGATAACGAGAATTGTTGATAAACTGGTTGCTTCTATTCAAGTAGTCGATATAGATTTCCGTCACTTCTAGGATGATGTCTTCTTTAGATGCGAAAAAATTATACAAAGAAGCGCGGCTAATACCCATTAATCGTGCCAAATCTTGAATTGTCAATGTAATAAATCCCTCTGTACGAACGGTTTCTATAATTTTTTCAGTATAGGTACGGCGCATAATCTGCCGTTCTTCTGGTGAAATTTTCCGCATCTAAACACCTCCATCTTGTGAAAATTATAACACAAGAAAACCATGAGCAGATGTCCTTTTTTCTTTCATTGTTTAAACAGGCTGTAAGGGTGGTAAACAGTTAGAGTGTAATAATAATAGACAGTTTTTATGTTAATCGTCTAAAGTAATGGGAATGGAGTTGACGAGTATGGCATTAGGGAAAACTGCAATCGTTACAGGTGCAAGCAGTGGTATCGGTGAAGCGACGGCGAAGGAATTAGCTAGCAAAGGCTATCATGTGTTACTTGCTGCAAGACGTGAAGATCGATTGATCGCCTTAAAAAAAGAGATTGAAGCTGCTGGTGGTACGGCAGATTATAAAGTTACAGATGTTACTTCTCGAAGTGAAATGACTGCATTAATAGAAGCTGGGCTCGAGAAAAACGGTACGATTGATGTATTGGTGAATAATGCTGGATTAATGCCTTTATCATTTATGAATAAGCTAAAAGTTGATGAATGGGACAAAATGATTGATGTCAATATCAAAGGTGTTCTTTATGGAATTGCTGCTGTGTTGCCAGTTATGGAAAAACAAAAATCTGGTCATATTTTAACTATTTCATCCGTGGCAGGTCATACAATTTCTAAAGGAAGTGCGGTATACAGCGGTACCAAGTTTGCGGTTCGTGCGATTGCAGAAGGGTTGCGTCAAGAAATTGATCCTTCACATGAAATTCGCGTGACGATTGTGTCACCAGGAGCGGTTGAAACCGAATTGACCGATACGATTACAGACGAAGATATAGTAACTGCTTTTAAAAATGGTCAACCGATGGAAATGCTTAAAGCACAAGATATTGCCAATGCGATCGCTTTTGCCGTGGAACAACCGGCATATGTGGACGTTAATGAGATTTTGATTCGCCCTAGACAACAACTGTAAATCAAAAAAAGAATGGAGACGATCCAAGTGAAAACCGATTTTTCAAAAATTTATATAAATGGTGAATGGATTCAAGGTTCTAGTAATAGCCAGATGAAGAATACCAATCCATTTACTGGTGAAGAACTAGTAATCACACAAGCTGCCGATAAAAGTGATTTAGATTTGGCATATAAAGCTGCTGCAGAAGCACAAGTTGAATGGGCAAAAGAACTACCGCAAAACAAACGAGCGGTTATTGAAAAAGCAATAGAAGTCATGCAGGAGAACAAAGAGCTAATTATTGACTGGTTAGTTAAAGAAGCAGGCAGTACTGTGATTAAAGCAACAGTTGAGTTTGGTGCGTCAGTTAACATCTTGAAAGAAGCAGCAACTTTCCCTTACCGGATGGAAGGTAAAATTCTTCCTTCGCAACAAGCAGGTAAAGAAAACCGTGTATACCGCAATGCACTAGGAGTTATCGGTATTATTAGCCCGTGGAATTTCCCGTTCCATTTAGCGATTCGTTCTATCGCGCCTGCTATTGCAACTGGCAATGCGGTTGTGATCAAACCTGCAACCGATACACCCGTAACAGGTGGATTGTTGTTTGCCAGCATTTTCGAAGCAGCTGGATTGCCCAAAGGTCTATTAAATGTCGTAGTTGGACGTGGTTCAGAAATCGGTGATGACATTGTAACGCATCCAACACCGCGTTTGATTTCCTTTACTGGGTCTACGCCAGTCGGAAAGCGTATTGGTGAGCTCGCGGGTGGCGCGTTAAAGAAAACTGCGTTAGAACTTGGTGGAAACAATAATTTTATTGTCTTAAAAGATGCTGATGTAGATCAGGCTGTCGATTCCGCATTATTCGGTAAATTCTATCATCAAGGTCAAATTTGTATGTCTATCAACCGCATTTTTGTTCATCAAGATATTTATGACAATTTCGCAGAGCAGTTCATTACACGTGCTAGCAAATTAAAATTCGGAAATCCTGCCGAACAAGATACGCAAGTCGGACCGCTGATTAACCGTGATCAAGTCGACCGGATTCTCAAAGACATCAATGCAAGTGTGGAGCAAGGTGCCCAAATTCGTCTTGGAGGACAAGCGGATGGCAATGTTCTAGAACCAACTGTTCTAACTGGCGTTACAAACGATATGCCTCTTGCAGAAAATGAAATTTTTGGTCCTGTAGCAATTTTGATTCCTTTTGATAGCGACGAGGAAGTCGTGAAGATGGCAAATGCTTATCCGTATGGATTGAGCGGAGCTGTCCATTCCTCAAATATCGAATACGGAACGACCATCGCTCATCAAATTCACACGGGCATGATTCATGTAAACGATCAATCGGTTAACGATGAAGCGCATATGCCGTTTGGTGGAGAAAAAGATTCAGGTCTAGGCCGTTTCAATGGTGAATGGGTACTAGAAGAGTTTACAACGTTAAAATGGCTATCGGTTCAACATCAACGTCGTGAATATGGACCATTTGTTACTAACACAAAAAAATAAAAGACTGTGACATCGGCAGCCTCAGTATTGGGGTTGTCGTTTTTTGTGTTAAACCAACTAGCTGTTTCTAAAAAACGATTCGTATTCTATCATTAACTGTTAGTGAAAGGGAATGGACGAAGCTAAGTCGAATTTCACATTGAGTAAAGACGTGATGAAAGGAAATGATGAATTTGGCTAAATGGTTCCCTCATATATACGATATTGCAATGAAGCCGCTAGAAAAAATGCGTTTTGAGCGGATTCGTGCAAATCTTGTTCGTCAAGCACAAGGGAAAGTTTTGGAAATTGGTTTTGGTACTGGCGCAAACTTCCACTACTATCAGGATGTTGAACGCGTTGATGCTATTGAACCAAATCCTGCTATGAGTAAACAAGCAAACAAACGCATTCAAAAAACCCATACCCCCATTTATACCTATCAAGCAAAGGCAGAGGAATTGCCTTTTGAGGATAACCGCTTTGATACCATTGTTGCAACACTGGTTTTTTGTACGATTCCTGATCCTGAAAAAGCACTTCAAGAAATACGGAGAACTTGTAAAGTAGGAGCGAAAATACTGTTATTTGAACATGTCAAAATGGATCAGAAGATGATGGGCAAAACTCAAGAAGCATTAACACCAGTCTGGAGAAAAATGTGCGATGGCTGTCATTTAAACCGTGATACGCTCAAACTGGTAAAGCAATCAGGATTAGAAGTGCAGAAAGTAACTTCTTATTACGGTGGACTTTTTCTTACGATTGAATGCTGTAATTCTTTATAAACAAGTAGATCATGTTAAACCGCTCTTTTAACAAACACTAGATGCTATTTTTTATTTTTTTTAAGGAATATTAATATCGTAAAAAAGTGATCTAATTACCGGCTTACTGCGTAGTATAAGTAAGAGAAATAAAAGACACAGCGATAATCTATTTCTCGAACTCCACATTTTAAGGAGATTGATAAAAAGAAAAGATTTTCCTGTAGCGGGAAGTATAGTAAGGTAGTAATACGAAATACGTGGCAAAGGAGACAGGGGATGGAAAAAAGTACTGATACAAATTTGTATATGCGGGTCAGTCAACAAGATAAAGCCGCATTAGAACAATTATACGACCGCTACGAAAAAATCCTTTTTTCTTTTCTGTATAAAATGCTAGAAGATCGCGAGCTAGCTGAGGAAGCCTTACAAGAGGTGTTCATTAAAATTTGGCGCGGTAAAGGGGTTTACGATGAAAGCAAAGGGAAATTTACTTCCTGGCTTTTTAGAATGGCGCAGAATACAGCTATTGACTTAATACGAAAACGCAAACAGCCATCTGTTCCAATTGAAGAAGCGGCGCAAATGGTCAGCAATGATGCACCGGTTGAGCAGCAGGTTGAATGGCAAGAAGAGAAAAGTCAGATTGAAATGGCTGTTCAACACTTATCAGCAGAGCAGCAAAAAATGATCGATTTATTTTATTTCAAGGGACATACACATGAGACAATCGCGGACATGTGCAATATTCCACTGGGAACTGTTAAGAGCCGAATAAGACTGGCATTAAAGAAGTTGAAAATATCACTGCATGGAATGCAGGAAAGGGGGGCTTATGATGACTAATATAGATTGTGATTATCTACTAGATTATTTGAATGGAACACTATCAATAGATGAGGTTCAGCAATTTGAAGAACACTTAAAAACGTGTACGGAATGCCAAGAAATAGTAGAAGCAACAGGTCAGCTCCCTTATCTTGCAGACCCAGTGGAACCACCGACAGCGATGAAAGCACGAATTCTAGCTAATGTATTTGAAGAAGAACCTGTTCAGGATAATCCGACAGTGGCATTAAAACCAGCAATGTCTGCGATACCGATACGCAAAAATAAAAGCAGGAGAAACACCTGGAAACCGCTGCTCGCAGCTGTACTTTTATTGTCACTACTAGGTAATGGCTATGCTTTCTTTCAGCTATCTGACAAAGAAGGTGGACCAGAGACAGCGATTCAATCATTCCAGTTAGAGCCGAATGCAGCATTCTCAGGAACTGCTACAGCAGAACTCATCGAAGAAGATGGGTTAGTAAACCTTGTTGTCCAGGCAGATCGATTAGCTGAATTAGACGCAAGTCAAGTTTATCAAGTTTGGTTGATCAAAGATGGGAAGCCAATTCCAGCCGGCGCGTTTTCGCCTAATCCCAATGGAGAAGGTGCAAGCTACTATCAACTAGAAGAGACAGCAGCAGAATGGGATACTATTGCTGTGACGCTTGAACCTAAAGCAGGAAACCAATTGCCAGAAGGCGAAATTGTATTAAGTTCAGAAATTTAACTATCCGCTTTTGCGGATAGTTTTTTTCTTTTGAATCTTTTTTCAAATAAAGTGATCTAATGGATCGCTCCTTGCGTTATGTCTGTATAACTTAAAAAAAACAAGAAAAAGGGAGCGATTTTAGTATGAAATTAAACAAATTACTGTTAGCCCTACCACTTAGCCTAGCGTTACTTGTACCAACGGCAGCACTTGCCGACAGCCACGGCGGTCATTCAACAAGCGAAACTGCAACGGAAGTAAGCACGACAACACCTGCGGCGGAACTGCGCATTGCACTGGATACGACCTTAACAGAGCACGCATTTCTAGCAGTTGAAGCGATGCGGAAAGGCGTCGACGGGGCAGAAGATTTTGATCAAGCAGCAGGAGCCTTACTGGCAAACGCTGACGACTTGTCTGCAGCTGTTGGTTCAGTTTACGGGGAAGAAGGCGCCGCACAGTTTGACGAAGTATGGAAGTCGCACATCGGCTATTTCGTCGATTACGTGACAGCAACCGCTGAAGACAACCAAGAAGGCAAAGACCAAGCGTTAGCGGAACTGGAAAAATACAAAGTGGAACAATCGAAATTCTTTGATACCGCAACAGGCGGACTCTTGCCAGCAGCGGCGGTTCAAGAAGGATTGGACGTGCACGTCGATCAGTTGATCATGGCGTTTGACGCGTATGTGGCGGGCGATTTTGAAAAAGCTTACTCACTTGAGCGTGAATCGATTCAACACATGAGCATGTTCGCCGAAAGCTTGTCCATTGCGATCACGACTCAATTCCCGGACAAATTTGACAACACCAGTGCCGATACACCGGCCATTGATTTGCGTGCCACATTGAACCAAACGTTCACTGAACACGCAGGACTTGCGGTCATGGCGATGCAAGACGGCGCGGACGGTGCTGAAAGTTTTGACCAAGCAGCAGGGGCACTTCTTGCGAACGCCGATGACTTGTCAGCATCCGTAGGATCGGTTTACGGCGACGAAGCCGGTGCACAGTTTGAAGAAACATGGAAGTCGCACATTGGTTACTTTGTGGATTACGTAACAGCAACGGGTGAAGGCAACAAAGAAGGGCAAGAACAAGCACGTGCCGAGCTTGATCAGTACATCGTAGACCAAGCAGCCTTCTTAGACGCAGCAACAGAAGGTCGCGTTCCTGCAGCAGCACTGGAAGAAGGTTTAACTGCCCATGTTGGGCAACTATTGGCAGCATTTGATTCGTATGTAGCGGGCGATTATGACGCAGCGTACAGCTCGATTCGCGAGGCGTATGCACACATGCAAATGCCAGCAGCCGGCTTGTCAGCAGCGATTGTCGATCAATTCCCAGACCAATTCGGCGCCACTGAAATGCCAGCCGAAATGCCAAAAACAGGCATGGGTGGTATGTCTGATACCGGATCATTCCCATTCATGTGGGTACTGGCCGGCTTAATGTTAGCGGCATTGACGACCGTAGTCGCGGTTCGTACACGCAAACAGTAATAGCAATGCGTGTTTGAATAACTAATAAATAAATCCCTAAGTCATGTACATGACTTAGGGATTTATTTTGAGTAGGTCGGGATAAGAAAAAGCAGCGAGGCATTGTAAAAACTAAAGAATAATTTTGCGGCAAATTCTGAAGTAGAAGACGAAAAGTAAATTATTACATTTTTGCTTTCTATCGTCTTTGACATCTCTTCGAAAATAAAGTACATTATCATATGGGCGAACAATTATTAAGTTATATGGGTATATCATTCGTGTATAGGGGTGTAATTTATGGAAAATGTATTTGATTACGAAGATATTCAATTAGTTCCTGCAAAAGCAGTAGTGAACAGCCGTTCAGAATGTGATACATCAATTGAAT is part of the Planococcus kocurii genome and encodes:
- a CDS encoding PucR family transcriptional regulator → MYEMSFKNPFKKSFFDLKELVDSIQENLGCPTTIEDTNHRLHAYSSHEVDTDSARIGTIISQRVPEKVINRLWREGIIPKLMQSDCALRIPHIEDIGLRDRVAIAIRKDNEILGYIWIVEGVKKLNDIQLKLLKDAAIAATPLMAKLHQNLKRKEEHYQDFLWKILSGHYKSSKDIQEKFYELNLKIPDHFTVLVFRFDQDITRKIEEQISYLITTSQKITNHFLVIIDNELILIASPHASQSGDHAFEGFISYFTSEMANRFSISGVKGSSGTSYNDFGKAEMSYQEAMTVLKLKQDFPEELEDVFHFRQLGAFRYLNLIPKERRDKRHEHPAIAKLEAYDSLHKTNLLKTLEVFIQQDSNMNDAAKKLFVHTNTLHYRIKRISEIGSVRLTNVHEKLGIYLDLNMRKMDKK
- a CDS encoding GIY-YIG nuclease family protein, producing the protein MLKNFFSIFKSSSPTLSANSSGNKIAAEKSYLFEANQQQLDQIIKLPLVTGKAPGYVYFVQEHITGSFKIGKTKQIDKRMNVFNVKLPFENKLIFLIKTADRHQTESAFHLHFSDKRLEGEWFNLTADDIRWIKQGFYTDKLQKTINSPSEVIKQLNANKGKVDEKSLTFKQIQFAKTLVLRLEQDYELNNAYTTWTQKDLNRLSSYFRHRNDGTLANLVKSGVLTKR
- a CDS encoding TetR/AcrR family transcriptional regulator, whose product is MRKISPEERQIMRRTYTEKIIETVRTEGFITLTIQDLARLMGISRASLYNFFASKEDIILEVTEIYIDYLNRSNQFINNSRYPYIQRLPAVFEQTVFSAVYASEIYLTELKSVCPTFYERKLALANERLVTLHSFYENGIIDGDFNPHSPALVIEQDEASLRRILNSSFLVEQGISLEDGMYGYYEMMKQRTFVPAVLKTGRDPYIEKAVRVIVNQLTKE
- a CDS encoding SDR family oxidoreductase encodes the protein MALGKTAIVTGASSGIGEATAKELASKGYHVLLAARREDRLIALKKEIEAAGGTADYKVTDVTSRSEMTALIEAGLEKNGTIDVLVNNAGLMPLSFMNKLKVDEWDKMIDVNIKGVLYGIAAVLPVMEKQKSGHILTISSVAGHTISKGSAVYSGTKFAVRAIAEGLRQEIDPSHEIRVTIVSPGAVETELTDTITDEDIVTAFKNGQPMEMLKAQDIANAIAFAVEQPAYVDVNEILIRPRQQL
- a CDS encoding aldehyde dehydrogenase family protein, with product MKTDFSKIYINGEWIQGSSNSQMKNTNPFTGEELVITQAADKSDLDLAYKAAAEAQVEWAKELPQNKRAVIEKAIEVMQENKELIIDWLVKEAGSTVIKATVEFGASVNILKEAATFPYRMEGKILPSQQAGKENRVYRNALGVIGIISPWNFPFHLAIRSIAPAIATGNAVVIKPATDTPVTGGLLFASIFEAAGLPKGLLNVVVGRGSEIGDDIVTHPTPRLISFTGSTPVGKRIGELAGGALKKTALELGGNNNFIVLKDADVDQAVDSALFGKFYHQGQICMSINRIFVHQDIYDNFAEQFITRASKLKFGNPAEQDTQVGPLINRDQVDRILKDINASVEQGAQIRLGGQADGNVLEPTVLTGVTNDMPLAENEIFGPVAILIPFDSDEEVVKMANAYPYGLSGAVHSSNIEYGTTIAHQIHTGMIHVNDQSVNDEAHMPFGGEKDSGLGRFNGEWVLEEFTTLKWLSVQHQRREYGPFVTNTKK
- a CDS encoding class I SAM-dependent methyltransferase; the encoded protein is MAKWFPHIYDIAMKPLEKMRFERIRANLVRQAQGKVLEIGFGTGANFHYYQDVERVDAIEPNPAMSKQANKRIQKTHTPIYTYQAKAEELPFEDNRFDTIVATLVFCTIPDPEKALQEIRRTCKVGAKILLFEHVKMDQKMMGKTQEALTPVWRKMCDGCHLNRDTLKLVKQSGLEVQKVTSYYGGLFLTIECCNSL
- a CDS encoding RNA polymerase sigma factor; its protein translation is MEKSTDTNLYMRVSQQDKAALEQLYDRYEKILFSFLYKMLEDRELAEEALQEVFIKIWRGKGVYDESKGKFTSWLFRMAQNTAIDLIRKRKQPSVPIEEAAQMVSNDAPVEQQVEWQEEKSQIEMAVQHLSAEQQKMIDLFYFKGHTHETIADMCNIPLGTVKSRIRLALKKLKISLHGMQERGAYDD
- a CDS encoding anti-sigma factor — its product is MTNIDCDYLLDYLNGTLSIDEVQQFEEHLKTCTECQEIVEATGQLPYLADPVEPPTAMKARILANVFEEEPVQDNPTVALKPAMSAIPIRKNKSRRNTWKPLLAAVLLLSLLGNGYAFFQLSDKEGGPETAIQSFQLEPNAAFSGTATAELIEEDGLVNLVVQADRLAELDASQVYQVWLIKDGKPIPAGAFSPNPNGEGASYYQLEETAAEWDTIAVTLEPKAGNQLPEGEIVLSSEI